A stretch of the Capsicum annuum cultivar UCD-10X-F1 chromosome 8, UCD10Xv1.1, whole genome shotgun sequence genome encodes the following:
- the LOC107839412 gene encoding PRA1 family protein E, producing the protein MSENSSNNGTLPTSTQPAPPPTTTHSARKPPRPPLPRPPQPQPQPPPPPSTRSDTKATRRPWRVFFDYTLISLPYNYSEAMSRVRRNLNYFRINYAMIILVILFLSLVYHPISMIVFLAISLAWLYYFREETIVILGTHLDDRLVLVGLGLVTVVALAITNVGLNVLVALIIGSFVLGLHGALRGTEDLFLDENEAAEGGLLSVVSEEQIRPSYR; encoded by the coding sequence ATGTCTGAAAATTCTTCAAATAATGGTACCCTTCCAACATCCACCCAACCAGCACCACCTCCCACCACCACTCATTCCGCCAGAAAACCCCCACGTCCACCGCTGCCCCGACCACCACAACCACAACCACAACCGCCACCACCTCCATCAACCAGATCCGACACAAAAGCCACGCGCCGCCCATGGCGCGTGTTCTTCGACTACACCCTTATCTCTCTTCCTTACAATTACTCCGAAGCTATGTCGCGGGTGAGGCGGAATCTCAATTACTTCCGTATTAATTACGCGATGATAATCCTGGTTATTCTTTTTCTCAGCCTCGTTTATCACCCCATTTCGATGATTGTGTTCTTGGCGATTTCGTTAGCTTGGTTGTACTATTTCCGTGAAGAGACGATTGTGATTTTGGGGACCCATTTGGATGATCGTCTTGTTTTGGTTGGGTTAGGGTTGGTTACTGTTGTTGCTTTAGCGATTACTAATGTGGGTCTTAATGTGTTGGTTGCCTTGATTATTGGGTCCTTCGTTTTGGGTCTACACGGGGCTTTAAGGGGGACTGAGGATTTGTTCTTGGATGAAAATGAGGCTGCTGAAGGTGGGTTGCTTTCGGTTGTTAGTGAAGAACAAATCAGGCCTAGTTACAGATAA
- the LOC107879775 gene encoding pathogenesis-related protein P2 — protein MESVNKLCVAFFIISMMVAMAAAQSATNVRSTYHLYNPQNINWDLRTASAYCATWDADKPLEWRQRYGWTAFCGPAGPTGQAACGRCLRVTNTGTGTQATVRIVDQCSNGGLDLDVNVFNQLDTDRRGYQQGHLIVNYEFVNC, from the exons ATGGAGAGTGTTAACAAGTTGTGTGTAGCATTTTTTATCATCAGCATGATGGTGGCGATGGCCGCGGCGCAGAGTGCTACGAACGTGAGGTCAACATACCATCTGTACAACCCGCAGAACATCAACTGGGATTTGAGAACTGCCAGCGCTTACTGCGCTACTTGGGATGCTGACAAGCCGCTCGAGTGGCGCCAAAGGTATGGCTGGACTGCTTTTTGTGGTCCTGCTGGACCTACTGGCCAAGCTGCTTGCGGTAGATGCTTGAGG GTGACCAACACAGGAACGGGAACACAAGCAACGGTGAGAATAGTAGATCAATGCAGCAATGGAGGGCTTGATTTGGATGTGAACGTGTTTAACCAATTGGACACTGATCGACGGGGCTACCAGCAGGGCCACCTTATAGTCAACTATGAATTTGTCAACTGCTAA